In the Bacillus sp. FJAT-42376 genome, AGCACTTCACTATGAAGAGGAACTTGCCAGCGGCCGCATTGTCATTTTGGCTAAAGAAGAGTAAAGCGCCCTTCATCTGGATAAATAAAAAGACTAACCCTGTTTTAAGGGTTAGTCTTTGACTTGAGAAGCACGGATATGCAATCCGCTTCTTCTATTAATGAGCTGTTCTTTTTGTCGCTCTAAAGATTAGTCCTACAAGGAATACGATAATGGCTGCACCGATAATCGCCGGGATAATATAGAAACCTGCGATTTCCGGTCCCCACGCTCCAAGGAGCAATGTGCCAAGCCATGCGCCTGCAAATCCTGCGATAATGGAACCAATGATTCCGCCCGGCATTGAGTTTTTTACTAGCATGTCACCAATCCAGCCGATGACTAATGCGATTAAGATAGATACGATAAAGTTCATTGAATTGTCACTCCTTTAGGTTTTAATACTCTATACATTCCTTGAAAATACACCTTTAAAACCTATTCAAAGTGGAAATCTTTATAAATAAACCATTAGTCCTGATTAAAAATCCTTATTATCCCTATTTATGATTCGATGGATTCAAAAAAAGAGGCCAGGACAAAAGGTTTCCTTCTAATAAAAAAGCTCTGTTGAACTTTGCTGTTGATTTCCGCTACTGTCGTTCGCTTCAATCAACAGGGTAAAAAAAATCAACAGCATGCTTTAACATAGCGAATAAAAAAACCGAGCTATTATCTGAAACTCTGGTATAGAGTTTCGTAATAGTTCGGTTTTTTTGTTTTTCATGCTTTTTCAAAAGAAATATTCGGTTAAAAGACAACAATTTTAGTTTTGTCCCAGCTTCTAATCTTTATATTTTTTTAAGCAAAACAGAGCCGAGCGGATCCAGCATAATGGACGCCGGAACTTTTTCCTCTGATGCACAATCCATCCATGTTCCTTCAGGCAGATTGAGTTCGGCGGATGAATCGACAGAATGATTCATCGCACTTAAGAAGCTCCCTCTGATGACGACCTCTGTCCCTCGTTCAGTTTCCATGAAATCTGCTCCCGCTTCTTCAAAAATGTCTTTGTATAGAGCCGTGAGCATGTGTTCTTCAAGGGCTGTTCCAATATAATAAACCGTTCCTTTTCCGAATCGGTTCTTTGTAACTGCAGCTGTCCCTTTGTAAAAGCAGCCATCGTATTCTGCCAGAACCTCCGCTGTAACCGGATCAATTAAATCACACCAAACCGATGCGCCGGATTCAAGGCCGTTCAGACTGCCTGACGTCCCGATTACCTTATTCTGCTGTCCGGTTTGCAAAGATTCATACTCATTGATCTGAATACCCGTCATAGCGGAAAGCTCACCCGGAAGCGTTTGTCCGGTTACAAAGTTATTTGGCTTTTTCACACCTGAACGATAGCTGAATACGACTGTTCCTCCGTTTTCTGCATACCGTTTCAGCTTTTCTGTAAATACAGGATTCTCAAGGAAGTAAATAGGGACAATAACCGTTTTATAGCCATCCAGACTGCTGCGGCTGTTTACCGCATCAGTGGCCACGTTTAAACGATGGGCCGGGGTATAATGTCTTAAAAGCTCTTCCCGGTGGGAAAATGCGCTGCTCTGCGGCTGAATTCTCCATGCCCATGCGTTCTCCGGCTCGTAGTAAACCGCTGCCTGCGCTTCATACTTCGAGGCAATCCAGTCATCACCATGTTTCTTTAATGAATCGATGACTTCCTTTACTTCGCGGAATTTCCGCTTCGGAATGCCATCATGGTCAAGAATGCCGTGGCAAAATTCTTCTGTTCCAAAATGCGCTGCACGCCATCTGAAATAAACGATCGCCTCTGCTCCTCTTGAAATAGCCTGATAGGTCCAGAGTTTAATATGTCCGGGTCTCGGAAGGTAGCCGATTTTGCTCCATCCTTGAGCTCCCGACAGTTCCTCCATAACCCAGTAGCCTTTTCCGTTCTTTGTCCCCCGGCACAAGTCATGCTGATGGGCAATGGCGGAAGGAGAGACCGGTTCTGCCAGTCCGCCCCATACCGGATAATTGTCATAGGCGACATAATCCAGATCCTCCGCCATGTCCCATTGATTGATGGCCTGGTCCGTATAGACGAAATTATGAGTCAAAAATTGATTTTCCCGGATATGGGCCCTTAGGATATCGGTCTGCAGCTTGTTGTAGCTTGTGTAGGCGTCCGCACAAAAACGGTCAAAATCAAGAAGCAGACTTGGATTGTGTTCCTGGAGCACTTTTCTCGGCACGGGAATCTGTGCCCAATCCGTATACGTCTGGCTCCAAAAGACGGTACCCCATTCTTTATTAAGACGAACAAGCGTTTCATACTTTTGTTTTAACCAGTCTTGGAAGGCTTGCCGGTCCTCTTCTCCGTAGCTCCGGTCTGATTTTTCATGTCCGTATTCATTATCTGTCTGCCAGCCGATTACATCCGGGTGCTGACCATAATGTTTTGCCATTTCAGCGACGATTTTTTTCGTATATTCACGAAAGACCTTGCTGTTTACCGTGTAATGCCTTCTCGCTCCGAAGGAAATTTGAACCCCGTTCTCATCCGTCGGCAGGATTTCCGGATGCTTCTGGATCAGCCAGGCAGGCGGAGTAGCAGTCGGCGTTCCAAGTACAATTTTGATTCCATGATCGGTAAGCAGTTGAATGGCCCGGTCATAAACGGAGAAATCAAAGCGCCCCTCTTCCGGCTCCATCAGCTGCCAGCCAAATTCAGCCAGTCTTACCACATTCACTCCGAGCTCCTTCATAAGCCTGATATCTTCCGGCCATCTCGATTCAGGCCACTGCTCAGGATAGTAATCCACTCCGATAAACATCCATCCACACTCCTGTCTGCTTATAGTTGAACGGGTTCTCCACCCGTTTTTTCAATAAAGGATGTAAAAGCTGCCATTCCTTTTTCATCCCGTTTAAATACACCGGCATGCTCAAGGATCACAGCGAACACTTTCCCCAGTTCTTCCTGCAATAAAGCATAAGCGTTATCCCCGTTCATGCTGCAGCGCTTCTTTATTTCAAGCGCCCAGTCCAAATGCTTGCGGAGTTCCGGACGCTTCCTGATTTCCTCTTCGGCGTCTTCTAATGGAAGAATCTCGGAAAGCTGCTTCATTTCCTCTGTTAAACGCCCGGGCAGAACCGCTAATCCCATTACTTCAATGAGACCGATGTTCTCTTTTTTTATATGGTGAACTTCTTGATGGGGATGAAAAATCCCCATTGGATGTTCTTCACTCGTCCGGTTATTGCGCAGGACCAGGTCCAGTTCAAACAGTCCGCCTCTCCGCCTCGCAATAGGTGTGATCGTATTGTGCGGTTCCTCTCCCGATGAGGCATACACATTCACATCCGGATCCGAATAAGCCTTCCAGCCATTCAGAACATGATCAGCAAGCTGCACCAGATGCGCTTTGTCCGTCCCCTGAAGCCTGACTACAGACATCGGCCACTTCACTATTCCAGCTTTCAGCCCCGGGAAATCGGGAAAAGAGAACATTTTCTCCATTTCTGCTTTGGCCATCGGGAAGTCGTGGCGCCCGCCCTGAAAATGATCATGACTCAGAATGGATCCTCCAACAATCGGAAGGTCTGCATTGGATCCGAGAAAATAATGCGGATACTCATCTGTGAAGTCGAGCAGCCTTACGAAGGTTTCTTTCGAAATACGCATGGGCTTATGCTCTCCTGCGAATACGATACAGTGTTCTTTATAATACACATAAGGAGAATATTGAAGAAACCATTCTTCTCCATTGAGTCCGACAGGGATAATCCGGTGATTCTGCCTTGCAGGGTGATTCACTCTGCCGGCGTAGCCGACATTTTCCTTGCAGAGGAGGCAGTCAGGATAACGGCTGTCTGCCATTTGCTTTGCCGCAGCAATGGCCTTCGGATCTTTTTCGGGCTTCGACAGATTAATAGTGATCTCCATTTTTCCGTAAGGAGTAGACGAATACCAATGCTGATTTTTCGCAATTCGGTCCGTTCGGATATAGTGGACATCCTGAGCAAACTGGTAGTAAGAATCCGTTGCTGCTTCAATGCCTTCCCGGTCTGATTTTTCAATGAATCGGCGGATGACTTCAGACTGGGATGGAGTAAGACATCCCATCAGCTTCGTATCCATAAGATCCCGGTAAGTGACAGAGTCTGCCTCAAGCCGTCCATTAACAGCCGCCCATCCAAGAATTTTCTCCAAAATCGGAATGGGCGTATCCGGCACTCCGCCAGTTGAAGCCTCGGCCTGTTCACCATTAAGATCCAGAGCCTCAAAAAGCCTGTTTCTTACGAGATCCACATCCCATTTGGACACGAGCTTTTTCTCCATTCCATATTGAAGCAGTTCCTCTATATACGCATAAATCGGATTTGGCATACCGTTCCCTCCTATTCAGTTATGGCAATCGTTTAATAGCCATCCGGGTGTTTTTGATACCATTTCCACGCACTCTCAATCATTACTTCAAGGTCAGCATACTTTGGCTTCCAGCCAAGCTCTGAGACTGCTTTTTCAGACGAAGCAACTAATCTCGCAGGATCTCCCGCTCTCCTCGGCGCCGCTTCGGCAGGAATGGCATGACCTGTTACACGTCTTGCAGCATCAATCACTTCTTTTACAGAAAACCCGTTTCCGTTACCAAGGTTATATGTCCCGCTCACCGCCCCTTTTCTTAGAGCGTCAAGAGCAAGCAAATGAGCGTCCGCCAAATCCGTTACGTGAATGTAATCCCTTATACACGTCCCATCCGGTGTCGCATAATCCTCTCCGTAAATCATAATCTTTCCGCGCCGGCCCAGTGCCACTTGCAGAATGATGGGGATGAGATGGGTCTCAGGATCATGGTCTTCTCCAAGCTTTCCTTCCATATGGGCACCCGCTACATTAAAATAGCGCAGGACCATATAGTTCAATCCGTATGCTTTCTCTGACCACTTCAGCATTTTTTCAATGGCAAGCTTCGTTTCCCCGTATGGATTTGTCGGTTCCGTCGGCTCATCTTCCCGAATCGGAATAGTTTCCGCCTCTCCGTAAGCAGCAGCCGTTGAAGAAAACACGATTTTTTTGACATCAAACTCCTTCATCACTTTCAGAAGGCAAAGGGCGCCGTAAACGTTGTTATCGTAGTACTTCAGAGGATCTTCGACACTCTCTCCAACTAGAGAGTCTGCTGCAAAATGCATTACAGCTTCAATCTCATTCTCCTGAAATAAATGCCTTAAGAACGCTTCATCCCGCAAGTCGCCCGTGTAAAGCTTCGCTCCTTCCAGAACCGCCTCCACATGTCCTTTTTGCAGGCTGTCCGCCACAATGACCTGTTCTCCCCGGTCCAGCAGCTCCGACACCGCGTGACTTCCGATATATCCGGCTCCGCCGCAAACTAAAATTGCCATGATATTTCCTCCTTAAATAGAAGTGATTTCTCTTGCACCTTCGCCAACTTCCACAACATAAAATGCCGGGATCAGACCTGTTTGTTTTTCATAAGCGGCACCCGCCCCGGAAATGAATGAAGGGACCGCGTCTTTTTGTACAATACTGACCGTGCATCCGCCGAAGCCTGCACCAGTCATTCTTGAACCGGTGACACCCGGCTGTTCCCAAGCAATTTCCGCCATTGCGTCCAGTTCTTTTCCGGTTACTTCATAATCATCCCTCAGTGATTTGTGGGACTCATTCATTAATTGTCCGAAGCCTGCTATATCTCCTTCGCGGAGACGCTTCACCGCCTCTAAAGTCCGGATATTTTCCATAACAGCATGCCGGGCTCTTTTTCGGTCTGTTTCATTTTCGATTGCATATTGGTTTTGTTCAAATTCCTCCGCAGACAGATCTCCGAGTGACTGAATATCGAGCTTTCTTTTCAGTTGTTTCAATGCGCGCTCACATTCAGCACGGCGCTCATTGTACTTTGAATCCGCAAGTGTCCGTCGTTTTCCTGTATTGGAAATGACGAGGACCGCATCATTCAATTCCAGCGGACTGTACTCATACTCCAGAGTTTGGCAGTTTAGGAGCACAGCCGAATCCTTCTTGCCCATCCCAATGGCAAATTGGTCCATAATTCCGCAGCTTACACCAATAAAGTCGTTTTCTGCATGCTGACTCATTTTGACCAGTTCAATCATGTCTATTGAAGATCTTGTCAGTTCGTTGAACATCACAGCTGAAGCAAGTTCAATGGATGCTGAAGATGAAAGTCCGGCACCGTTCGGGATATTTCCGAAATACAGCACATCCATTCCGTGGATCAGCTTCATTCCTTTTATAGCGAATTCTTTCATAACCCCTTTCGGATAATTAGCCCAATCATGTTCCTCCCGATATTGGAGATCATCCATCCCGAATTCCATGATTCCTTTTTCTTTGAAATTCAGAGAATACAGCCTCATCAGCTGATCGCTCCGTTCTCTTACAAGACAGTATGTTCCGACATTTAAGGCACACGGGAAGACGTGTCCGCCGTTATAATCCGTATGCTCTCCGATTAAGTTCACTCGTCCCGGAGCAAAAAAAGCCCGCGGTTCTGACCCATGCCCGAATACTTCATTAAATTGATTAAGTAACTTTTTAAGCATCGTTTTCCCACCTGACATTCTATCAATATTTATCGCACGAACCGTCTTTCGCACTCTGGATACGAACATTTCTTTTCGTATTTGAAAACGTATTCAATACCTATTTTCATTGTAGAGGTGTGAATAGGGGATGACAATGGTAAAATAGTTCATAAACAAGGGTATTTTTTTGCTCTTATAAAAGAAGGCTATTGCGCAAAGGTTCAATGTTTCCACAACTTAGCAGATTAACTGTCCTGCAGATAAAATAATCTTTTTTTGCTTGGAGGGAAGGTTTATGCCTGCATCATCATACGGGTCTGTCGCGTTCCGCTTTAAAGAAGAGCCTCTGAATAAGCTCGCCCAGCTCTGGTCGGTCGGATGGGATGTGCAGGCATCCTCCATTTATTCGTGGAGCGGGACTGAGAGGAAGGATTTGGGGAAGGTCATTTTCCAGGTGACCCTCTCAGGATTCGGAGAAATTCAAATAGACGGGAAAACCCATCGAGTTCAGCCGGGACAGGCTTTTATCGTAAAAAGCCCAAGTAATTACCGCTACTATTTGCCGGAAACAAGCGATAAATGGGAGTTTATGTACCTAACCTTGTATGGGGAGGAAGCAGATCGCTGCATCAATCATATCCGTCAAAAGACCAGCCAGGTTCTTCGTTTCCATCCAGAATCCATCCCGGTGAAGCTGTTAAAACAAATTTATGATGAAGCGAGTACAAAAAACATCAAATCCGCCTATAAAGGATCGAGTCTCGCCTATCAATTCATCATGGAGCTGTATGAATACGTATCGGAGATGGATAAAGAAATGGATGAGTGGCCCGAGAGTGTCGTCAGTGCCGTGCTTTTCGCAAGACATTCGTACGATAGCCCGATCGGTCCTGACGAAATGGCAGATGCATCCGGTCTTTCAAGATACCATTTCACAAGAATGTTCAAGAAAAATACGGGTCTTACCCCGATTCAATATTTAACGAACATCCGCGTGGCAAAAGCAGTTGAATTGCTTACGCACACCAAATACACTATTGAAGAGATTGCCGGGCTTGTCGGATATACGAATGCCAATTATTTAAATAAAGTATGCCGGAAAGTAACCGGAAAATCCCCCGGACAGATCAGGAAGGAAAAAACCGAGTGGCAGCAGGAGAAATTCATCCAAGACTAACTAATCATTAATTTCAATCGTCAATGATCCTTTTGAATGAACGATTTTCATGCTCGTTCCCGGTGTCATGATGTTTTCAAAAATATCTTTAGCCGTTTGAAGAGCAAGTTCCATCCGCTCCGCTTTCTCTTTTTCCTCTTCATTCAGCCCGTTTTGCTGCAGGGTGCCCATCACTTGATTGTGGTCCTTTTCCAAGCGGTCATAAATCTCATCATATAAGGTTTGAATGTCCAACGGATCACCTGCTTTTTCTTCATTTAGTGTCATTATATCACGGTTCAAACCATGTGCCGCCGGTTCAGTTTATACGGCGGCGGCTTCCTGATTTTTTTACACATTCATCGGAACGCAGCTGCTTCTTCTCTTTTTTATAAAAGCTCTGTTAAACTTGGCTGTTGATTTCCGCTGAAGTCGTTTGCTTATCCTTGGGCGGGCGGTGAGCCTCCTCCTGGCTTCGCCACTGCGGGGTCTCACCTGTCCCGCTGCTCTCAGCTCGGAGTCTCACGCCTTCCGCTCCAATCAACAGGTGTGAAAAATCAACAACATCCTTTAAAATAGCCTTTATAAAAGCCCGAGATTCGGACAAACCGGCTGAAACGAATGATTTCTTTTAGTTAAGAGTGCTCCGAGCGTGCCATAAAAGCCAGCGTTTCTGAAATCCCACGCTTATAGGATGTAGATGGAAGAGGTCCTGCCTTCTGTTCATATTTCTCCCCGGATAAAATAACAGGCTGTTCATTCAAATACATCATTTCTCTCACTTCCTTCATATTCCGGTTAAACAGACCCATAAACCAAATCGCCCGTTTTCCTATTTTCATGACAGGTCTCGAGTAGCCGGCTTCTGTTTTGAGCAAGCTTATTATTTCGTTCCCGCTTATTGTCCCCGCCCCAGGAATGTTCCAATTTTGCCCGTACGCCTCCTCATTTAAGATCAGAGTTACCGCAGCTTTAGCTCCATCCGGAGTATAGATGAATTCTCTTTTTATCTCCATATCTCCTATAAAAATGGCCCGTTTATTGGCCATGACATTTTTCAGTGTTTGATGAAGAAGCGAATTCTCAGCATTAGGCCCGTAATAATCAGGGAAATGGAGGATCATGTATGGGATTCCTGCTTCTCTTACCATGTTCTCAAGGGATAAACGAATTTTCCCCTTTTTAGTATGGGGATTTTTTTGCGCATTTTCCGTTACTTTTTTGCTGTATTGTCTGCCATATGCGTAAATATTATCAATTATAATCAGCTTCGCCTGCTCAATCTTAGCCGCCTGCACCGCATGCCTCATGATGGCGGGGTGTCCATCCGTCCAGTCCGAATAGGGAACACTGACTGTATGAAAAATCACTTCCGCTCCTTTGCAGGCCTGCAGGATATCTTCCTCTTTAAAAGCATCGCCAGTTTTAATATCGATTTCTCTTACTCCTCCAAAGAGCCGCTCAAGTTTCTTTTTATTCCGTGCAAATGCCGTCACTTCAAATCCTTGACGCACAAGTTCGTTTACTAGTGAATACCCCATTCCTCCTGAGGCTCCAAGTACCGCAATCTTTTTCATCCAAATCCCTCCTATTATTTAACCAGTGGTCAATTACGGGGTAAAAAAAGGCTGCAGCGCGATCTGCAGCTATTTTTTAATAAGTGTCTGCATTAAAAATTGGACATGGCGCTCCGCCATTTCTTTCGTATCTTCAAACTTCATTCCTGTTTTGCTATAATGTGTCACAAATCCATGGAGCGATAGAAAAACAGACCAGATTTCGGAAACCGTTACTTTTCCATCCGTGAGGTTATAAAGAGACTGTGCGAATTTCTCATAGCTGATGTTCGGTTCCTGTGCAAAATAGCTCTTTACTTCCTCATCCTTAATAAGAAACATCACTTCATAGTGACTCTGATGGGTGAGCCCAAATTCAATATATCCAAATAAGATGCTTTTGAGCTTCTCTTCATCTGATGCCTGTTCCCTGTCCACAATTCGGTTCAGAACGTCATCCAGGAGCTGAAAATCAGAACGGACCATCGCATAAAAGAGTTCCGCCTTGCTATTGAAGTGATAGTAGATGGATCCATGGCTGTACCCAAGTTCTTTTGCTATTTTCCTCATAGAGACATTCTGATATCCTTCTGCTGTAAATAGCTCGCGCGCAGCATCCATGATGATATCCCTTGTCAGCTCCTGCTTAACTGCTTTTCTCGCTGCCACTTTTACACCCCGTTTTATTAACCACTGTTTAATTAAGAGTTTATCTGTTATTCCCATAAACTGCAAGTTCTTTTTAACGACAGCACGTGAATCTTTATAACCACGGACTCTATTGGTATAATAAATAAAGAAGAGACAAGGATGGAGGTACAGCATATGAATATGCCTAAAGCATTAACCATTGCCGGATCGGACAGCAGCGGAGGAGCAGGAATCCAAGCTGATTTAAAAACGTTCCAGGAGCATGGAGTTTACGGAATGTCTGCTTTAACAGTAATTGTCGCGATGGATCCCCACAACGAGTGGCATCATCAGGTTTTCCCTGTTGAGCTTGATATAATAAAACCGCAGCTCGCTACAATCGTCGAAGGAATTGGAGCAGATGCAATGAAAACCGGTATGCTGCCGACTGTGGATATTATCCAGCTTGCAGCAGATACAATAAAGAAGCACGGTTTGAAAAATGTGGTCGTGGATCCTGTTATGGTATGCAAGGGAGCGGATGAAGTCCTTTACCCGGAGCTTGCTGAAGCACTCCGTGATATCTTAACTCCGGTTGCAACCGTTGTTACACCCAACCTTTTTGAAGCCGGACAGCTGAGCGGAATCGGCGCCATCACAACCGTTGATCAAATGAAAGAAGCGGCGCAAAAAATTCATGCACTCGGCGTTCCATACGTTCTGGTTAAAGGCGGCGGAAAGCTTGATCATGAGAAAGCAGTCGATGTTCTTTATGACGGCACAGACTTTGAAGTCCTTGAAAGCGAGCGGATTGATACTTCGTATACTCATGGCGCTGGATGCACGTATTCATCAGCCATTACCGCGAACCTTGCAAAAGGCCTCGATGTAAAAGATGCCATTTATGAAGCTAAAAAATTCATTACAGCTGCGATTAAACATTCCTTCCCGCTGAATGAATATGTCGGACCTACCAATCATGCAGGATTAAGACTGTATGGTGAATAAAAAAGAGCAGCCTGATCGGATGATTGGGCTGCTTTTTTGTTTTTGGTGAGATGTGTTGCCTGTTCCGGGGCATTTAGTTTTTTCGTACCTGGTATTTAGCTTGTTTTGGGGAATGTCTGAAAACCGCCCTATTCAAGTTCCTTTCCCTGCCGGCAATCAAGGTTATCCACAGTTTTATTAAGGTTTCGCTTTTATTTTGTAAATTGTTAGATATACACAGGTAAAACTCGGTTTACAAACAGGTTATCCACAAAAGTTATCAACATATCCACAAAAGTTATCAACATTTTGTGTGGGTACGTGTGTTCCCTACTATATCTGCGTCTGCGTTTTTCGTCATACACAGCTTGTTCACAGGTTCATGAAATAAAAAAAGGAAATGGATCATGGTATGGAGAAATTAACCTTATAGATGGGATGAAAACTTTGCGAGGAGAGGTCTTTTCGATTTACGAATGTACTAGAATAATAGAAAAAGCCGGGGGACACCGCTTCAATGCCAGAACTTTTATTGATCCTTCTTATTGCATACGCAGTTTGCTTTATCCTTTTTTCTGTACTGTTTGCCCTTCTCTATCTAGCTTCAGGCAAAAAAAGCTCCTTTAAACAGGCTGCTGAGGATGTAGTGGATCTCTTTGTTTTAACGCCTGCCGGATGGTTCATTTCCATCCTTTACTTTCTGTATCTTGTGGCCGTTTTCCCTTTTTGGTGGCTGTCGAAACGAAAATAACGAAACAAGCCCCCATAGACACCGGGGGCTTGTTTCGTTATTGCTTGTTTAAGCCGTTCTTTTCCACAAATTCCTTCATGTACATCCGCTGAGGATGGGAAAGCATTTGCGCCATTTGCCCCGTCCACGTATCCGACCGCTCTCCTCCGGTACGCTCCTTATAGTAGGAGGACACTGTTTCGTTGTATTCATTAAGCTGTTTCTCATACTCTGCCGGATCTGTATCATATTGCTCCTCGAAATAAAGATGTTCGAATGGCAGTCTTGGCTTTACATCAGGATTCTGGTCCGGATAGCCGATCGCCATTCCGAATAGCGGAATCACGCGTTCCGGCGTTTTAAGCACTTTCGCCACTTCCGGGAGATTGTTCCGCAAACCTCCTATATAACAGATGCCAAGCCCCATCGATTCGGCAGCGACAGCTGTATTTTGGGCGGCAAGAGCTGCATCGATGAGAGCGACCATGAATTTTTCTGTGCTTTCAAGGGATTCGGTTACATCCATGTTCTCCATTTCCCCTATTTTCTGATGCCGGTAGAGGTCTGCGCAAAATACAAAGAAATGGCCGTTATGCGCCACATAAGATTGTCCGCCGGCAAGCTCGGCAAGCTTCTCCTTCGCTGCAGGATTTTTCACTCCGATAATGGAGTATGCCTGGATATTGCTTGAAGTGGAGGCAGCCTGCGCCGCTTTCACGAGCAGAGAAATTTGTTCATCTGTTAATGGCCGGTCTTCAAACTGGCGAATGGAGCGGTGTTTTAATATCGTTTCAATAGTAGAATTCATTGTCTGCATCCCTTTCTTTTTTTAAAAGCTCCGTTAAACTTGGCTGTTGATTGCAACAGTTAGCAGGCGCTCACTTTCTTCGGGGTTTCACCTGTACCGCTGCTCTCGCTTGAGTCTCGCGCCTTCCGCTTCAATCAACAGGTGTTAAAAACCAACATCAGGCTTTAACAGAGCCTTTGTTAAAGCCCGCTTCCTGACGGGCATGTAAACAGGAAAGCCTGTGAAGCAGTTTCCAATCTTTATACTCTTTTCCCTCTCACCTCCGTACTGATTTCCTGTCTAAAGAGTATCCAAATTGGCAGAAGCGCGTCAAACAATTGGTTTTAGAGAGGTTTAAAAGCGAATGTTTGAGGAAAATAAAGAAAATAGCTAATGAAGCTTTGATGAGAGCCAATGTATGAATAATCACCCTAAGGAGTTTTCAGCTTGAGCGTACATACAAAAAATCAGATACAGTCATCTAATATAATAAAATTTCTTATTCCGTCTCTGCTCGGTATTTTCCTGTTTATCATTCCCATAAAATACGGCGGGGATGTCACCATCCCTATTGCTATATTCTCAAACGTGCTTCAGGAGGCTCTTGGCGGCTGGCTTCCTGGTATTATGACAGGCATTATTACCGTAACGGCTGCGGGAACCATTTTGTACAAAACCGCTAAACCTGCTTTTATGGAGAATAGCCCGTTTTTGACTGCCCTTTTCAATGTTCTCCCGATTTGGACAGCCGCGAGGATCATCGGAGCTATTTTTGCGGTACTCACTTTTTTAAAAGCGGGACCGGAGTGGATTTGGTCAGAGGACACGGGCGGCCTACTTTTAACTGATTTACTCCCGGTGCTTTTCTGTGTATTCCTTTTTGCAGGCTTGTTCTTGCCGCTGCTCCTGAATTTTGGTTTGCTCGAGTTTTTCGGTGCCCTTCTTGCCAAGTTTATGAGGCCGGTCTTTAAGCTTCCCGGCCGTTCTTCCATTGATTGTCTGGCATCCTGGCTTGGTGACGGAACGATTGGCGTTTTGCTTACGAGCAAGCAGTATGAAGAAGGATTTTACACAAAGCGGGAAGCGGCGGTTATTGGCACGACCTTTTCAGTTGTGTCCATTACGTTCAGTCTTGTCATTATTGGCCAGGTCGATTTAAAGGGGTACTTCATTCCCTTTTATTTAACGGTAACAGCTGCAGGGATTGTGGCAGCGATTATCTGTCCGCGAATCCCTCCGCTTTCGAGGAAATCGAACACGTATGCAAATAACGAAGAATCAGGATTGAATGAAGACATTCCAAATGGATATTCCCGTTTTGGCTGGGGCTTGAAAATGGCTTCCGAAAAAGCAGAGAGTAGCCGGGGCGTGAAGGAATTCTTCAAAGATGGGGCAAAGAATGTATTGGATATGTGGATGGGAGTTGCACCGATTGTCATGGCGCTCGGGACCATCGCACTCATGATTGCTGAGTTCACTCCTTTTTTCAAATGGCTCGGCTTACC is a window encoding:
- a CDS encoding helix-turn-helix domain-containing protein, which produces MPASSYGSVAFRFKEEPLNKLAQLWSVGWDVQASSIYSWSGTERKDLGKVIFQVTLSGFGEIQIDGKTHRVQPGQAFIVKSPSNYRYYLPETSDKWEFMYLTLYGEEADRCINHIRQKTSQVLRFHPESIPVKLLKQIYDEASTKNIKSAYKGSSLAYQFIMELYEYVSEMDKEMDEWPESVVSAVLFARHSYDSPIGPDEMADASGLSRYHFTRMFKKNTGLTPIQYLTNIRVAKAVELLTHTKYTIEEIAGLVGYTNANYLNKVCRKVTGKSPGQIRKEKTEWQQEKFIQD
- a CDS encoding SDR family NAD(P)-dependent oxidoreductase, coding for MKKIAVLGASGGMGYSLVNELVRQGFEVTAFARNKKKLERLFGGVREIDIKTGDAFKEEDILQACKGAEVIFHTVSVPYSDWTDGHPAIMRHAVQAAKIEQAKLIIIDNIYAYGRQYSKKVTENAQKNPHTKKGKIRLSLENMVREAGIPYMILHFPDYYGPNAENSLLHQTLKNVMANKRAIFIGDMEIKREFIYTPDGAKAAVTLILNEEAYGQNWNIPGAGTISGNEIISLLKTEAGYSRPVMKIGKRAIWFMGLFNRNMKEVREMMYLNEQPVILSGEKYEQKAGPLPSTSYKRGISETLAFMARSEHS
- a CDS encoding TetR/AcrR family transcriptional regulator; its protein translation is MAARKAVKQELTRDIIMDAARELFTAEGYQNVSMRKIAKELGYSHGSIYYHFNSKAELFYAMVRSDFQLLDDVLNRIVDREQASDEEKLKSILFGYIEFGLTHQSHYEVMFLIKDEEVKSYFAQEPNISYEKFAQSLYNLTDGKVTVSEIWSVFLSLHGFVTHYSKTGMKFEDTKEMAERHVQFLMQTLIKK
- a CDS encoding bifunctional hydroxymethylpyrimidine kinase/phosphomethylpyrimidine kinase, which codes for MNMPKALTIAGSDSSGGAGIQADLKTFQEHGVYGMSALTVIVAMDPHNEWHHQVFPVELDIIKPQLATIVEGIGADAMKTGMLPTVDIIQLAADTIKKHGLKNVVVDPVMVCKGADEVLYPELAEALRDILTPVATVVTPNLFEAGQLSGIGAITTVDQMKEAAQKIHALGVPYVLVKGGGKLDHEKAVDVLYDGTDFEVLESERIDTSYTHGAGCTYSSAITANLAKGLDVKDAIYEAKKFITAAIKHSFPLNEYVGPTNHAGLRLYGE
- the nfsA gene encoding oxygen-insensitive NADPH nitroreductase — protein: MNSTIETILKHRSIRQFEDRPLTDEQISLLVKAAQAASTSSNIQAYSIIGVKNPAAKEKLAELAGGQSYVAHNGHFFVFCADLYRHQKIGEMENMDVTESLESTEKFMVALIDAALAAQNTAVAAESMGLGICYIGGLRNNLPEVAKVLKTPERVIPLFGMAIGYPDQNPDVKPRLPFEHLYFEEQYDTDPAEYEKQLNEYNETVSSYYKERTGGERSDTWTGQMAQMLSHPQRMYMKEFVEKNGLNKQ
- a CDS encoding YjiH family protein, with product MSVHTKNQIQSSNIIKFLIPSLLGIFLFIIPIKYGGDVTIPIAIFSNVLQEALGGWLPGIMTGIITVTAAGTILYKTAKPAFMENSPFLTALFNVLPIWTAARIIGAIFAVLTFLKAGPEWIWSEDTGGLLLTDLLPVLFCVFLFAGLFLPLLLNFGLLEFFGALLAKFMRPVFKLPGRSSIDCLASWLGDGTIGVLLTSKQYEEGFYTKREAAVIGTTFSVVSITFSLVIIGQVDLKGYFIPFYLTVTAAGIVAAIICPRIPPLSRKSNTYANNEESGLNEDIPNGYSRFGWGLKMASEKAESSRGVKEFFKDGAKNVLDMWMGVAPIVMALGTIALMIAEFTPFFKWLGLPFIPILQLLQVPEAAAASQTIMVGFADMFLPSVIGQDIESDLTRFVIASLSVTQLIYMSEVGGLLLGSKIPVSFWELFVIFLQRTIITLPVIVLVAHMLF